The stretch of DNA CGCCGCACCAGATCAGCCTTGGTCTGGATGGTCCGCCCGTTCTCCATGAGGACCAGCAGGATGTCGAACTGGCTTCGTGTCAGGCTGACGGGAACACCGTCAACGGCAACCTGCCGGGTCCCTTCGTGAAGGGTCAAGCCACGGTGTGCGAAATCGATTTTGCTCGTGGCCTGGGCGGGCTGCTGGAGTTCACGCGCTCCCGCGGGAGCGGCCACCAAACCAAGAATCTCCGGAACGAGGACCTCCCCGCGGCGGGTCTGACGGGCCGCGGGAAGTAGCTGCGTGGCGGGCGGGACAATGATCCTCGGCCTGCGGAACATCGCCCGGACGCGTGCTTTAAGCTCGCGCGTCCGGAACGGCTTAATGAGGTAGTCGTCGGCACCTGCCTCAAACCCCATGAGCGCGTCCGCTTCGTCCGCACGCCTGCTGATGATGATCACATACGCGTCACTGAAGGTCCTGATGCGCCGGGAGACCTCAATCCCGTCAAAGTCGGGCAGGCCAATGTCAACCGTGACGATGTCAGGCTTGTGCTCAACAACCCTTGCAAGCCCTTCAGACCCCGATGACGTCGGATGCACGGAAAAACCGGATTGCCTCAGAACCTCCGTCAACGACGCCCGGATAGCGCCATCATCCTCGATCACGACCGCAACGCCGCGCTTCCCCAAAATTCCCCCTACGTCATGGCGCCCCTGGCTAGGGTCTGATTA from Pseudarthrobacter chlorophenolicus A6 encodes:
- a CDS encoding response regulator transcription factor → MGKRGVAVVIEDDGAIRASLTEVLRQSGFSVHPTSSGSEGLARVVEHKPDIVTVDIGLPDFDGIEVSRRIRTFSDAYVIIISRRADEADALMGFEAGADDYLIKPFRTRELKARVRAMFRRPRIIVPPATQLLPAARQTRRGEVLVPEILGLVAAPAGARELQQPAQATSKIDFAHRGLTLHEGTRQVAVDGVPVSLTRSQFDILLVLMENGRTIQTKADLVRRLRNEPYTTGTFVSAKEERAVEVQVSNLRKRLGENTRRPRWIETVHGVGYRMTP